A genomic region of Miscanthus floridulus cultivar M001 chromosome 3, ASM1932011v1, whole genome shotgun sequence contains the following coding sequences:
- the LOC136546782 gene encoding photosynthetic NDH subunit of subcomplex B 3, chloroplastic-like, which produces MGATMHLTGVLGVSSSPLAPSHCSCSGAKKQSCSLRPPRQQQRRRLRVARAVEVGAPSAGAPEPEQVEEPSIDFAFVSPRLLPDGTPDVHYRTARGGQKLRDIMLDGYIDLYGPYDKVLLNCAGGGVCGTCLVEVVEGKEMLSPKTEAEKELLKRKPKTWRLACQATVGNADSTGQMIIQQLPEWKVHEWDK; this is translated from the exons ATGGGAGCAACCATGCACCTCACCGGTGTCCTCGGCGTGTCGTCGTCGCCTCTCGCTCCGTCCCACTGCAGCTGCAGCGGCGCCAAGAAGCAGAGCTGCTCGCTGCGCCCGCCGCGGCAGCAGCAGAGGAGGCGCCTCCGCGTCGCCCGCGCCGTCGAGGTGGGCGCGCCTTCCGCCGGCGCGCCGGAGCCGGAGCAGGTGGAGGAGCCGTCCATCGACTTCGCGTTCGTCAGC CCGCGGCTGCTGCCAGACGGGACGCCGGACGTGCACTATCGGACGGCGCGCGGCGGGCAGAAGCTCAGGGACATCATGCTCGACGGCTACATCGACCTCTACGGGCCATAC GATAAGGTTCTTCTCAACTGCGCAGGGGGCGGCGTCTGCGGGACCTGCCTCGTCGAG GTGGTTGAAGGCAAGGAAATGCTATCCCCAAAAACTGAAGcggagaaggagttgctcaaaaGG AAACCCAAGACGTGGAGATTGGCGTGCCAGGCAACGGTGGGCAATGCAGATTCAACTGGACAG ATGATCATTCAACAATTGCCAGAGTGGAAGGTACATGAGTGGGACAAGTAG
- the LOC136546783 gene encoding expansin-A26-like, with protein sequence MPGRRSWSIWAPLLASLLLVGLASSAAGAKVVEEEDEDDGGASKKKPHVNHGKFKADPWTDGHATFYGGRDGSGTTDGGACGYKGEQGKDYGALTAAVGPSLYSNGAGCGACYELKGTKGTVVVTATNQAPPPVSGQKGEHFDLTMPAFLKIAEEKAGIVPITYRKVACVRQGGIRYTITGNPHYNMVMVTNVGGAGDVVGLSVKGNKRVKWTPMKRSWGQLWTTEVDLTGESLTFRVMTGDHRKTTSWHVAPRDWKFDKTYQATKNF encoded by the exons ATGCCTGGTCGTCGTTCGTGGTCAATATGGGCGCCTCTCCTGGCGTCGCTGCTGCTCGTCGGGCTCGCGTCGTCGGCCGCGGGCGccaaggtggtggaggaggaggacgaggacgacggcggcgccaGCAAGAAGAAGCCCCACGTTAACCACGGCAAGTTCAAGGCGGACCCGTGGACGGACGGGCACGCGACGTTCTACGGCGGGCGTGACGGGTCCGGCACCACGGACGGCGGCGCGTGCGGGTACAAGGGCGAGCAGGGAAAAGACTACGGCGCGCTGACGGCGGCCGTGGGACCGTCGCTGTACAGCAACGGGGCCGGGTGCGGCGCGTGCTACGAGCTCAAGGGCACCAAGGGCACCGTGGTGGTGACGGCCACCAACCAAGCCCCGCCGCCGGTGAGCGGGCAGAAGGGCGAGCACTTCGACCTCACCATGCCGGCGTTCCTCAAGATCGCCGAGGAGAAGGCCGGCATCGTGCCCATCACCTACCGCAA GGTGGCGTGCGTGAGGCAAGGCGGCATCCGGTACACGATCACAGGGAACCCGCACTACAACATGGTGATGGTGACCAACGTGGGCGGCGCCGGCGACGTGGTGGGGCTGTCGGTGAAGGGCAACAAGCGCGTCAAGTGGACGCCGATGAAGCGCAGCTGGGGCCAGCTCTGGACCACGGAGGTCGACCTCACCGGCGAGTCGCTGACGTTCCGGGTCATGACCGGCGACCACCGCAAGACCACCTCCTGGCACGTCGCGCCCCGCGACTGGAAGTTCGACAAAACGTACCAGGCCACCAAGAACTTCTAG
- the LOC136546784 gene encoding uncharacterized protein: MDDSDLDSAALWAAIDSAAAKATSRVRCAASDDDHRGEVLQPARPFKSPRLASASASHFTPPPPAPLPLPLPPPPPSPRLNASSYATPDAAAARNRPPVVESPSPPELWRLPMGSPIAAAYDGGLLPSLSVANFRKYQDVALSILEKSDYTSISGNPYIKKSGWRKISCFFNISFEIKDHSIEFDENRNVNRAEFLVRA; encoded by the exons ATGGACGACAGCGACCTCGACTCCGCAGCGCTCTGGGCCGCCATCGACTCCGCCGCCGCCAAGGCCACCTCCCGCGTCCGGTGCGCCGCCAGCGACGACGACCACCGCGGCGAGGTGCTGCAGCCGGCCCGCCCGTTCAAGTCCCCGCGgctcgcctccgcctccgcctcccacTTCACGCCGCCGCCCcccgcgccgctgccgctgcccctGCCCCCTCCCCCGCCCTCGCCCCGGCTTAATGCGTCTTCCTACGCCACGCCCGACGCAGCGGCGGCCAGGAACCGGCCCCCGGTCGTTGAGAGCCCCTCGCCCCCTGAGCTCTGGAGGCTTCCCATGGGGAGCCCCATCGCCGCCGCCTATGACGGGGGCTTGCTCCCCTCCCTCTCCGTGGCCAACTTCAGAAAGTACCAGGACGTAGCCCTCTCG ATTCTGGAGAAAAGTGACTACACCTCTATCAGTGGGAACCCATACATAAAGAAGTCAG GGTGGAGAAAAATATCTTGCTTCTTCAATATCTCGTTCGAAATCAAGGATCACTCCATTGAGTTTGATGAAAACCGCAATGTCAACCGTGCTGAATTTCTTGTTCGAGCATGA
- the LOC136542327 gene encoding calmodulin-binding transcription activator CBT-like: MAGGTGRRDLLFASEIHGFLTCADLNFDKLMMEAGTRWFRPNEIYAVLANHARFKVHAQPIDKPISGTVVLYDRKVVRNFRKDGHNWKKKKDGKTVQEAHEKLKIGNEEKVHVYYARGEDDPNFFRRCYWLLDKELERIVLVHYRQTSEENALPPPHAEAEVAEVPPINMVHYASPLTSTDSASAHTELSSAAADINSNGGGAISSETDDHGSSLESFWADLLESSMKNDTPVGASSCGGSLASNQQTNNGTRDSGNNILHANATGNAIFSPTTNVVSEAYANPGHNQASESYFGSLKHQANNSPSLLTSDLDSQSNQHANSLMKAPVYGNMPNDVPARQNSLGLWKYLDDDTSLENNPSSGILPTEQVTDERPFHITEISSEWAYCTEDTKVLVVGYFHENYKHLDGTNLFCVIGDQCVVANIVQTGVYRLIVRPHVPGQVNLYLTLDGKTPISEVLSFDYRMVPESQTLADDEPQKSKLQMQMRLARLLFTTNKKKVAPKLLVEGSKVSNLLSVSAEKEWMDLLKFGSDSKGTYVPAIEGLLELVLRNRLQEWLVEKVIEGQKSTDCDDLGQGPIHLCSFLGYTWAIRLFSYSGFSLDFRDSSGWTALHWAAYYGREKMVAALLSAGANPSLVTDPTHDAPGGYTAADLAAGQGYDGLAAYLAEKGLTAHFEAMSLSKDKRSTSRTQSLKQNTMEFENLSEQELCLRESLAAYRNAADAASNIQAALRERTLKLQTKAIQLANPETEAASIVAAMRIQHAFRNYNRKKMMRAAARIQSHFRTWQIRRNFMNMRRQAIKIQAAYRGHQVRRQYCKVLWSVGVMEKAILRWRKKRKGLRGIATGMPVEMATDAEAASTAEEDYYQVGRQQAEDRFNRSVVRVQALFRSHRAQQEYRRMKVAHEEAKVEFSQK; this comes from the exons ATGGCGGGCGGCACCGGCAGGCGGGACCTGCTCTTCGCCTCCGAGATCCACGGCTTCCTCACCTGCGCAG ACTTGAACTTTGATAAGCTGATGATGGAGGCGGGAACACGCTGGTTCCGGCCGAATGAGATCTATGCGGTGCTGGCGAACCATGCAAGGTTCAAGGTCCATGCACAGCCCATCGACAAACCCATTA GTGGTACTGTTGTTCTATATGATCGTAAAGTTGTCCGGAACTTCCGTAAAGATGGCCATAActggaagaaaaagaaagatggcaagactGTCCAAGAAGCCCATGAAAAACTAAAG ATTGGTAATGAAGAAAAGGTTCATGTGTATTATGCTCGAGGAGAGGATGATCCAAATTTCTTTCGCAGATGCTACTGGCTGCTTGACAA AGAGTTGGAGCGCATAGTTCTTGTGCATTATCGTCAAACATCTGAG GAAAATGCCTTACCACCTCCACATGCAGAAGCTGAAGTTGCAGAAGTGCCTCCGATCAATATGGTTCATTACGCCTCTCCTTTGACCTCAACAGATTCAGCCTCTGCTCATACTGAGCTATCTTCTGCTGCTGCTGATATCAACTCAAATGGTGGTGGGGCGATTTCTAGTG AAACCGACGATCATGGTTCTAGCCTGGAATCATTTTGGGCAGATCTATTGGAGTCATCAATGAAAAATGATACTCCTGTTGGTGCTTCTTCTTGTG GTGGATCTTTGGCATCCAATCAGCAGACTAATAATGGGACGAGAGATTCTGGAAATAATATCTTGCATGCCAATGCCACAGGCAAT GCTATCTTTTCTCCAACAACTAATGTAGTTTCAGAAGCTTATGCTAATCCTGGCCATAATCAAGCATCAGAGAGTTACTTTGGATCTCTGAAACATCAAGCAAACAATTCTCCATCTCTTTTAACATCAGATCTGGATTCTCAATCAAATCAACATGCAAATTCTTTGATGAAAGCTCCAGTGTATGGTAACATGCCTAATGATGTACCTGCCAGGCAGAACAGTCTTGGGTTGTGGAAGTACTTGGATGATGATACTAGTTTAGAGAATAATCCAAGCTCTGGCATACTCCCCACTGAACAAGTGACCGACGAAAGACCCTTTCACATCACTGAGATATCCTCAGAATGGGCTTATTGTACAGAGGACACAAAG GTCCTTGTGGTTGGATATTTCCATGAGAACTACAAACATCTGGATGGGACCAATCTCTTCTGTGTCATTGGTGACCAATGTGTTGTTGCTAACATTGTTCAAACTGGCGTTTACCGTCTCATTGTTAGACCACATGTTCCTGGACAAGTCAATCTTTATTTGACTTTGGATGGGAAAACACCAATCAGTgaggttttgagttttgactaTCGTATGGTGCCTGAAAGTCAAACCTTGGCTGATGATGAGCCCCAAAAGTCAAAGCTTCAGATGCAAATGAGACTAGCTCGTTTGTTGTTCACTACAAACAAGAAAAAGGTGGCACCCAAGTTGCTTGTAGAAGGCAGCAAAGTTTCCAATCTCTTATCAGTATCTGCAGAGAAGGAATGGATGGATCTGTTGAAATTTGGTAGTGATTCTAAAGGCACTTATGTTCCGGCTATTGAGGGATTGCTTGAACTAGTATTGCGAAATAGATTGCAAGAGTGGCTTGTTGAAAAAGTAATTGAAGGCCAGAAGTCAACTGACTGCGATGATCTAGGACAAGGACCTATCCATCTGTGTTCTTTCTTGGGCTATACTTGGGCCATTCGATTATTTTCTTATTCAGGATTCTCCTTGGATTTTCGTGATTCTTCTGGTTGGACAGCTTTGCACTGGGCTGCATACTATGGGAG GGAAAAAATGGTTGCCGCTCTTTTGTCTGCTGGAGCAAATCCAAGCTTGGTGACAGATCCTACTCATGATGCCCCTGGTGGATACACTGCTGCTGATCTGGCTGCAGGACAAGGTTATGATGGCTTAGCTGCATATCTTGCTGAGAAAGGGCTGACTGCTCATTTTGAGGCTATGTCACTATCCAAGGATAAGCGATCAACATCAAGGACacaatcactaaaacaaaataccATGGAATTTGAAAACCTTAGTGAACAAGAACTGTGCTTACGAGAATCTTTAGCAGCCTACCGTAATGCTGCTGATGCTGCTAGCAACATACAAGCCGCGCTCAGGGAGCGAACTCTTAAGCTTCAAACAAAAGCAATTCAGTTGGCCAATCCCGAGACTGAAGCCGCTTCAATAGTTGCTGCTATGAGGATTCAGCACGCATTCCGAAACTACAACAGAAAGAAAATGATGCGAGCTGCTGCACGAATACAGAGTCATTTCCGAACATGGCAGATTAGGAGGAACTTCATGAACATGCGTAGACAAGCTATCAAAATACAA GCTGCATACCGAGGTCACCAAGTGAGAAGGCAGTACTGCAAGGTATTATGGTCCGTTGGAGTCATGGAGAAAGCCATCTTGCgatggaggaagaaaagaaaaggcctGCGCGGTATTGCAACTGGAATGCCAGTAGAAATGGCCACAGATGCAGAAGCAGCAAGCACTGCAGAAGAGGACTACTACCAGGTCGGCCGGCAACAAGCTGAGGACAGGTTTAATAGATCAGTGGTACGTGTCCAAGCTTTGTTCCGTTCTCATCGGGCACAGCAGGAGTACCGGAGGATGAAGGTTGCTCATGAGGAGGCCAAG GTGGAGTTCAGTCAAAAGTAG